In Rhopalosiphum padi isolate XX-2018 chromosome 3, ASM2088224v1, whole genome shotgun sequence, the genomic stretch ttataattaattaactactcgatttgtatatttaattacaacctCTAAttattagaatctaaaatttttattgatttaataaattaggtatattacttttttttctgtattgtTAATTTGTTGTTACAGCAAATATAATCTCATGTCACAACAGtccaattgaaatattttcagtttGATATTTGTGAgtcagataatattatgtatgttggcATGCATTTGCTATCGATATTGTGTATCGAGAAATTTGAGTCCTTCAGGTTTTGGAAAAATTaccaatgatttattataaaaagcataaaaaaatattgacagttTGACGTGCAGTCAGTGGCgcaactagaaaaaaattttgGGGGGGGTTGcattagtacaatataatatatacataagataAAATCCTGTAtggttaattatataatttattacataaataatgttaatatattatttataaatcatcatacataacaagaaataaaataataaagtcataAGTATAGAAATAgtcatattatgaataaaaaacacttataaattaaGATTGAGTCTCCGTTTTGAAGTTTTAGCCATTTCATCAATAATCATTGATGGATCAACATTAATATCTTGGTGTATATTGAGGACTGCCAATCCATTTAGTCTCATTTGACCAGTAGTATTTCTGAGATAATTTTTAAGTCGACGCAAGGATGAAAAAGACCTCTCTCCAGTAGCTGTTGTGACTGGCAgtgtaattaatatttgcaATAACTTTGAgattaaaggaaaaaaatcaGGATTACAATGGAAAAATAGTTCTGTTATTGTTGACGACAAATTTGGTGATTTGAATGCACAACTGTTATACCACAGTTTAAGTTCACCATAACCCATTTCTAAGCTAGTCAAATTGATGCTGTCACTTAATATATcagtataaaaattgaacagaATTTTGAAGTCCTCAAATGTTTCTTCAGATATTTGTTTGCTGGTCTTAGGTAATAAGCAGTTGAAATTTTTTAGTTTGGCCCTATGTTCAAGAAATCGTCCGTGTAGTTGTTCAAGAAAATTATCAAGAAATGGGATGAATGTTGAGattctataatattctattggattattattcataacattACTCCTATTTTTTTGTCGACTTGTTGTTCTTGGAACACTAACAGTTATATCAAAACTACTACAGACATCCTCtacttctttaaatattttttcaaactcaGCATTAGCGTTATCACGGATTTGTTTTATAGTTGATTGAGTCATATCAGCAAATTCTAGAGCAGATTCTAAATCTAAGTTTTCAGTTTGAAGAAATTTGCTCAAAGGAGCACTTATTGAAAATACTTTTACTAATATCAATAAGGCTACTTGAAACCTTAATTGATGGATGGAGGAACTAAGTTGGTTAGCTAAAGCAGAAGTCTCATTATCTTTCCAAGTAGATATTTCATTAAGTGCATCCACAACTGCTGGTTGAAGTTCATGAAACACAAGTACAGCGTCATGTCGCTCAACCCACCTTGTAGGGcaaaacttttttagttttttcaattttgattcatGTAGTTCATTCTGAATTGATATTTTGAGTACATTTTGTCTTTTAGGATAGCCAAAAAAGTTACATATAGCTTGCATTGTGCCCATACAGTTTCGAATATCAGTTACATTACAACTAAACGAAATAGCCAAGTTTAAACAATGTGCTCCACAGTGGATATATAAAGCCATTGGATATTTATCATTGATATGTTTTTGTGTTCCATTAAATTTCCCGGACATAGCCGCCGCTCCATCATACCCTTGTCCAATTAAGTATTTCAGTTCGAGTCCCATGATCTCAAGATTTTGAAGTATAGTTTGTGCTAATGCTTTGCCACTTACATCAGTAACTTccacaaattgtaaaaaatcttctctaatttttttttgttctaaattAACATAACGCACACAAATGGTGAGCTGTTCTTTATTGGAGATGTCACTGGTCTCATCAGCCAATACAGAAAACCCTTTGGCTTTGTTTACAGCACATACAagattttgtaaaataagattattacaAGCAGAAAGTATCTCATTTTGTATTTTCCAGCTCAGATATGTTGCATTTTTTGCGCAAGAAGTTAAATGACTCTTTAAATATTCATCTCCAGCATCTATTCGAAACCGAAGTAACTGTCTAAAATTTCCATCGTTACATTCAGGCTCATTAATATTCTCATTAGCATTTAATAACATTTCGCTGTCCCTATGGCCTCTTAAGGCTATACCTTGCCTTCCACAAAATATAACTGTTTTTACTATTGGAATAACCTTTAACCGGTTTGcttcaatttcttttttaagCATAgtgttaatttgaatatttattgaatcAACATTTTTCGATTTGACTGCCAAAAAATGATCATAACGATATTGACatgttttatgataattacTTTCTGAATGAAGTTTGAAGTATCCTTTATCACCTAACGCCTTCTTCCAGTTGTCAAATTTTTCTAATACTAATTTTCCTAGATTCTGATGTCCTCCTTTACCTACACCATCATTTGGACTGAAAAATACACAAGTTTTACAGTACACACCATTTTGCTCAAATGAATAATGAAgccatttaaattgaaaaaaccaTGCAATTTGACATTTCAGATTTCTTTTTCCAGTTTTAGGAAAAATATAGTCTGGAGTGGGATGCTTAAGCTTTGCCAATGCTGTAATTTTTTCATCTTCagacaactaaaataaaaagcaCCAAAAGCTTAATAAGTACTAATAagcaataaacaaaaaactcattattatactatacacactTTCTTTCCAACATAAAATGATATgtcattttctatatttttttcaactgcATTAACAACATCACAAGTGCTTGGCTAGTTTGAAGcaaagcaataaataataattagcaaataTTAGGGTACTTTAAAATTCAAgcaatcataattaaaaaaaaaaatgtaatatatttatcatctactttgaaaaatattattggctGCATGCCTACATGCTGGactgttcataattattttaaagtcatAAGCAGATAAGACTATAAgagaaattatacattaaatttttttttaaatttaaacattacttACCATCATTGAAACAGAACTATTTTCTACTACACACTCATCTTCTTTGAATGGTGATGTAACACTATTACTGGTAGTTTCTTTGATGATTTTTGGAGtttttgtaaagaaaaaatcatttatttttcgttttgccatttgtataaattattatgattgtgaTAATTTACCTTTAACTAAACAATGAACAATggatataaaatagttttaattttcgtACTGACTACACGGTGTACTCAGTTTTAATCGAGATTCgagatcataatattgttatcaaattCGATTTTATCTGACGTGATGAATGGTATATTACATAGAGTATCATAAAGGCACCGCGCCGTATCGATAAATATTGACGCTACCAATGCCTCATTTTATAGTGTGACCATTTTCAgtgaaacaaattatgtataacattGACCGTACCCCGTCACCAACCGGCCGGGTCCGGCGCATAGAGTAATATCACAGAACAATGGTAATATAGAGCAATATTGTTGATGAGCACTAGCGGATTAATTGTCGTAGACTGCCTCTTTTATTTTACTcctttttatgtgtttttaacTACGGCGGCTAAAAAACATAACACTAAGCCTCGGAAAAATTTCGGGCGGGGTCATAACCCCTTAACCCCCCCCCTAGTTGCGCCACTGCGTgcagtatcataataatatgatacgaaACAATCAAACCTGTAAAACAACGACGGTAAATTTTTCTATTGCTGTCATTATAAAGTGTCTAAGATAgacaaaagatttttaaaaattgtaaatatattcagTAAACTATTGCACCTACCTTCAATactgtattatatgtttaaaactgATGtctgataacaataaaaacagtCGATCAATGTCAAACTTTACGTCTATCCTCTTCACCACAAAAGTACAAAAAAGTTATTTGTTTATAGGAATAAAAACTCAGTTTGCAAAATTGTCTACCTGGTTTACATTTACTTTCTATACCCCatcaattgatttttatacatcattgtcatataatatgtcatttcTTTTCGCTTGATCTTTTACAATTCAATATTGCAAACCTTCCAATGATAAaaacatattcatatttaaacattattaaaagtaattatcatcaaaataaataaaaacaattaaattaggagtaataatagtataatacgtaaTTTAACGAAAATggatattgtacattatattattatgatatgaatgttaaataatgatgtaataaagtaaaatttcaatagaaatagttaaaaatatatttataaatacaacaataatgctacattttttaatatcgaATACAATATCTAAACAATTTAACACTGTATAATTTGAGTTTTCAGAGCCATTCTTTTAATGTTACCAGGCTGATTGAGTTCATATTTTCGACATCAttgacaaattttattttattctatgcaTATTTCAtggaaaattttattatattttcttgttgCTAAGCATTCCC encodes the following:
- the LOC132927692 gene encoding 52 kDa repressor of the inhibitor of the protein kinase-like is translated as MLKKEIEANRLKVIPIVKTVIFCGRQGIALRGHRDSEMLLNANENINEPECNDGNFRQLLRFRIDAGDEYLKSHLTSCAKNATYLSWKIQNEILSACNNLILQNLVCAVNKAKGFSVLADETSDISNKEQLTICVRYVNLEQKKIREDFLQFVEVTDVSGKALAQTILQNLEIMGLELKYLIGQGYDGAAAMSGKFNGTQKHINDKYPMALYIHCGAHCLNLAISFSCNVTDIRNCMGTMQAICNFFGYPKRQNVLKISIQNELHESKLKKLKKFCPTRWVERHDAVLVFHELQPAVVDALNEISTWKDNETSALANQLSSSIHQLRFQVALLILVKVFSISAPLSKFLQTENLDLESALEFADMTQSTIKQIRDNANAEFEKIFKEVEDVCSSFDITVSVPRTTSRQKNRSNVMNNNPIEYYRISTFIPFLDNFLEQLHGRFLEHRAKLKNFNCLLPKTSKQISEETFEDFKILFNFYTDILSDSINLTSLEMGYGELKLWYNSCAFKSPNLSSTITELFFHCNPDFFPLISKLLQILITLPVTTATGERSFSSLRRLKNYLRNTTGQMRLNGLAVLNIHQDINVDPSMIIDEMAKTSKRRLNLNL